The Candidatus Dormiibacterota bacterium DNA segment ATAGCGCGAACGTCGCCGCGCTCAGCCCCAGTCGGCGGAGCCTCGCCTTCGGCGGCACCGTGCCGACACGGCGGTGATCAGCCCGGTTCGCGAAGATGGGCCTCGAGCTGGCGGATGGTGTCATCGAGGTGATGCGCGACGATTCCCTCGACCAGCTCCCGCCGCACCTTCTCGTAGTCATGGACGCTGATGTGGCGGAACGCCTCGATCGCCGCCCAGTTGGTCTGCGGATGCGTCGCCATGAAGGCGTCGTCGACCTTGCCCACGTGGACTTCCTCGCCCATGTTCTCGAGACTCTTCAGCACCGACTTGAAACCGGCGATGTCGCTGCTCCAGTGCGGACCGAAGCGCTCCGCCAGCTCGCGCGCCTCACGACCCTCGCGCAGCATCCGCTGCAACGCCGCCCGGGTGTCAGGCACCGAGCACCAC contains these protein-coding regions:
- a CDS encoding HepT-like ribonuclease domain-containing protein, encoding MPDTRAALQRMLREGREARELAERFGPHWSSDIAGFKSVLKSLENMGEEVHVGKVDDAFMATHPQTNWAAIEAFRHISVHDYEKVRRELVEGIVAHHLDDTIRQLEAHLREPG